A single Notoacmeibacter ruber DNA region contains:
- a CDS encoding DUF2232 domain-containing protein encodes MKTLLANPYAVGILAGLTAALVAAAPLGGTAFLTLLSPFPLLVATLGYGLSAGVAGSIVAMGLTLALSGLQPAIGLGMLICLPSVLAGTLGALARPASELGGPDDTLVWFPLADILLALCGAAALAFIILSALSGTEHELASEVARSLVASYQEGGVALPDDFEGQLETLLRSVLPIVQPFGWVLTLVFNFYVALQLARRAGVLNRPRDDWPTSLRMPRLALVPFAIALLASFAPGMAGYLAAGVAGAFGAGFAVAGFAMLHEWSRSQNGRLLILGGSYVAVLFFAPLLAGFVIAGLFDTKRASPLSPGPVE; translated from the coding sequence GTGAAGACCCTTTTGGCCAACCCTTATGCTGTCGGTATTCTTGCCGGCCTGACCGCCGCCCTCGTGGCGGCTGCGCCCCTTGGCGGCACGGCCTTTCTCACGCTGCTCTCGCCCTTTCCCCTTCTTGTTGCCACGCTGGGCTACGGTCTGTCGGCGGGCGTTGCCGGTTCCATCGTTGCGATGGGATTGACCCTTGCGCTTTCGGGTCTCCAGCCGGCGATCGGTCTTGGCATGCTGATCTGCCTGCCTTCGGTACTGGCGGGCACGCTGGGCGCCCTTGCCCGCCCCGCCTCCGAACTCGGTGGACCGGACGATACGCTGGTCTGGTTTCCCCTAGCGGATATTCTCCTCGCGCTCTGCGGCGCGGCCGCTTTGGCCTTCATCATTCTCTCCGCTCTCAGCGGTACGGAGCATGAACTGGCGTCGGAAGTGGCCCGCAGCCTCGTCGCGAGCTATCAGGAAGGCGGCGTTGCCCTGCCCGATGATTTCGAGGGCCAATTGGAAACGTTGCTACGCTCCGTTCTGCCGATCGTGCAGCCATTCGGCTGGGTTCTGACGCTGGTTTTCAACTTCTACGTTGCGCTACAGCTCGCCCGCCGTGCGGGCGTACTCAACCGTCCAAGAGACGATTGGCCAACATCGCTGCGCATGCCTCGTCTGGCGCTTGTGCCCTTCGCCATCGCTCTTCTGGCGAGTTTTGCTCCCGGCATGGCTGGTTATCTGGCGGCAGGCGTTGCCGGCGCATTCGGTGCGGGTTTCGCGGTGGCTGGCTTTGCCATGCTTCACGAATGGAGCCGCAGCCAGAACGGCCGCCTTCTGATCCTCGGCGGCAGCTATGTTGCCGTCCTGTTTTTTGCACCGCTCCTGGCGGGGTTTGTCATTGCCGGTCTGTTCGACACAAAGCGTGCTTCGCCGCTGTCGCCCGGACCGGTCGAATAA
- the rpsR gene encoding 30S ribosomal protein S18, whose product MVDINQLPTRRPFHRRRKTCPFSGANAPKIDYKDVRLLQRYISERGKIVPSRITAVSAKKQRELAKAIKRARFLGLLPYVVK is encoded by the coding sequence ATGGTCGATATCAACCAGCTTCCGACGCGCCGGCCGTTCCATCGCCGCCGCAAGACCTGCCCGTTCTCCGGCGCCAATGCGCCGAAGATCGATTACAAGGATGTGCGCCTTCTTCAGCGTTACATTTCCGAGCGCGGCAAGATCGTGCCGTCGCGCATCACGGCGGTTTCCGCCAAGAAGCAGCGTGAACTGGCCAAGGCCATCAAGCGCGCCCGCTTCCTCGGCCTACTGCCCTACGTGGTGAAGTAA
- the rpsF gene encoding 30S ribosomal protein S6, with amino-acid sequence MALYEHVFLARQDLSQSQVDEMVQTYTGIIENAGGSVTKTENWGLKSLAYRMDKNRKAYYTLLNIDAPAEAVQEIERQQRFSEEILRSLTIKVDELEEGQSAMLRKDDRGDRRGGGRGRDRDRGPRR; translated from the coding sequence ATGGCCCTTTACGAACACGTATTCCTGGCACGCCAGGACCTCAGCCAGAGTCAGGTCGACGAAATGGTTCAGACCTACACCGGCATCATCGAAAATGCCGGCGGCAGCGTCACCAAGACGGAAAACTGGGGACTGAAGTCCCTCGCTTACCGGATGGATAAGAACCGCAAGGCTTATTACACCCTGCTCAACATCGACGCGCCCGCCGAGGCTGTCCAGGAAATCGAGCGTCAGCAGCGCTTTTCGGAGGAAATCCTTCGTTCGCTGACCATCAAGGTCGACGAACTCGAAGAAGGCCAGTCCGCGATGCTGCGCAAAGACGACCGCGGCGATCGCCGTGGCGGTGGTCGCGGCCGCGACCGTGACCGTGGCCCGCGCCGCTAA
- the fabD gene encoding ACP S-malonyltransferase, translated as MATAFIFPGQGSQSVGMGKDLADSIPEARAVFEEVDDALGESLSKTIWEGPEEKLTLTANAQPALMAVSIAALRAMQSRGLLLEKSVAYVAGHSLGEYSALCAAGTFALADAARLLRIRGEAMQKAVPVGEGAMAAIIGLEQEEVEAICQDAADAGTVQIANDNGGGQLVISGSKAAVEKAADLAKEKGAKRALMLPVSAPFHSSLMAPAADRMRSALADVEMKAPAVPLIANVTVSPLTDPAEIADRLVEQVTGRVRWRETMQWFAANEVDTVYEIGAGKVLSGLARRIDRSLTAIPIGSLDDMEKALSALS; from the coding sequence ATGGCGACAGCATTCATTTTTCCCGGACAGGGCAGTCAGTCCGTCGGCATGGGGAAGGACCTTGCCGATTCCATTCCCGAGGCCCGCGCGGTATTCGAGGAAGTCGATGATGCGCTGGGCGAATCCCTTTCCAAGACGATCTGGGAAGGCCCGGAAGAGAAGCTGACACTGACGGCGAATGCGCAACCGGCCCTTATGGCTGTCTCCATTGCAGCACTGCGCGCGATGCAATCTCGCGGCCTTCTCCTCGAGAAGAGCGTGGCCTATGTCGCCGGCCATTCTCTCGGAGAATATTCTGCGCTTTGCGCTGCCGGCACGTTTGCCCTGGCGGACGCTGCTCGACTGCTACGCATTCGGGGAGAAGCCATGCAGAAGGCGGTACCCGTCGGTGAAGGCGCCATGGCAGCGATTATCGGTCTTGAGCAGGAGGAGGTCGAGGCGATCTGCCAGGACGCAGCCGATGCTGGCACGGTCCAGATCGCCAACGACAATGGCGGCGGCCAGTTGGTGATCTCCGGCAGCAAGGCCGCTGTGGAAAAGGCCGCGGACCTTGCCAAGGAAAAGGGTGCAAAGCGGGCTCTCATGCTGCCGGTATCGGCGCCCTTCCACTCTTCCCTCATGGCGCCGGCTGCCGATCGTATGCGATCGGCGCTGGCCGATGTCGAGATGAAGGCACCCGCTGTCCCGCTGATCGCCAATGTGACTGTCAGTCCGCTGACCGATCCCGCTGAGATTGCGGACCGCTTGGTCGAACAGGTGACCGGCCGCGTGCGCTGGCGTGAAACCATGCAATGGTTTGCGGCCAACGAGGTCGATACGGTCTACGAAATCGGCGCCGGCAAGGTTTTGTCGGGGCTGGCCCGCCGGATCGACCGGTCGCTGACGGCCATTCCGATCGGCAGCTTGGACGATATGGAAAAGGCGCTCAGCGCGCTTTCGTGA
- the fabG gene encoding 3-oxoacyl-[acyl-carrier-protein] reductase, producing MIDLSGKKALVTGASGGIGEAIVRRFHALGATVGLHGTRAEKLEALAADLGERTVVLPANLSDRDAVTALGKEAEEKLQGVDILVNNAGITKDGLFIRMKDEDWDQVLEIDLTATFRLTRELTGPMMKRRGGRIINITSIVGVTGNPGQANYCAAKAGMIGFTKSLAHEIASRGITVNAIAPGFIESAMTEKLNEKQRDGILSSIPMKRMGKGEEIAAMAAFLASEEAAYVTGQTMHVNGGMAMI from the coding sequence ATGATCGATCTTTCAGGCAAAAAGGCTTTGGTGACCGGCGCGTCCGGCGGTATCGGCGAGGCCATCGTGCGGCGGTTTCATGCGCTTGGCGCGACCGTGGGCCTTCATGGCACCCGTGCTGAAAAACTTGAAGCGCTCGCGGCGGATCTTGGCGAGCGCACTGTGGTCCTGCCCGCCAATCTTTCCGATCGCGACGCGGTGACTGCACTTGGCAAAGAGGCCGAGGAAAAGCTTCAGGGCGTCGATATTCTCGTCAATAATGCCGGCATCACGAAGGATGGCCTGTTCATCCGCATGAAGGACGAAGACTGGGATCAGGTCCTTGAAATCGATCTGACGGCGACCTTCCGTCTGACCCGCGAACTCACCGGCCCGATGATGAAGCGTCGGGGAGGCCGGATCATCAACATCACCTCCATCGTGGGTGTTACGGGCAATCCGGGACAGGCAAATTATTGCGCGGCGAAAGCTGGCATGATCGGCTTTACCAAGAGCCTTGCGCATGAAATCGCCAGCCGCGGCATCACCGTCAACGCGATCGCGCCCGGTTTCATCGAAAGCGCGATGACGGAAAAGCTGAACGAAAAACAGCGCGACGGCATTCTTTCGTCCATCCCGATGAAGCGCATGGGTAAGGGAGAGGAAATTGCCGCGATGGCGGCTTTCCTAGCGTCCGAGGAAGCGGCGTACGTCACCGGTCAGACAATGCACGTCAATGGCGGAATGGCGATGATTTGA
- a CDS encoding acyl carrier protein, which yields MSDTAERVKKIVVEHLGVEEEKVTMEASFIDDLGADSLDTVELVMAFEEEFGVEIPDDAAETILTVGDAVRYIEKQTA from the coding sequence ATGAGCGACACCGCCGAACGCGTGAAGAAGATCGTCGTCGAACATCTCGGCGTCGAGGAAGAGAAAGTGACGATGGAAGCGTCCTTCATCGACGATCTCGGTGCCGACAGTCTCGACACAGTCGAACTGGTCATGGCTTTCGAAGAGGAGTTTGGCGTCGAGATCCCTGACGATGCCGCCGAAACGATCCTCACGGTTGGCGACGCCGTTCGCTACATCGAGAAGCAGACCGCCTGA
- the fabF gene encoding beta-ketoacyl-ACP synthase II, translating to MRRVVATGIGMISPFGVGHEHTWKQILAGRSAASRVERFDVDDLACKIACSIPREGEGAFNPDDFVEPKEQRKIGEFITYGIAAADLALQDAGWKPETEEDKCASGVVIGSGIGGIEGISETTLTLEQKGPRRVSPFFIPGNIINLVSGQVSIRHGLKGPNHAVVTACSTGAHAIGDAARMIALGDADVMVAGGTEAPITKLSLAGFAACKALATKFNDTPQIASRPWDADRDGFVMGEGAGIVVLEELEHAKARGAKIYGEVIGYGLSGDAYHITAPAENHEGAYRAMSAALKRAGIDASDIDYVNAHGTSTMADTLELGAVERLLGDGADKASMSSTKSAIGHLLGAAGAVEAIFCLLAMRDQVAPPTINLDNPEVESRIDLVPHKPRERTIDVALSNSFGFGGTNASLIFRREAL from the coding sequence ATGAGACGAGTAGTCGCCACCGGCATCGGTATGATCTCGCCATTCGGCGTTGGCCACGAGCATACCTGGAAACAGATTCTTGCAGGCCGTTCCGCAGCAAGCCGTGTCGAACGCTTCGATGTCGACGATCTGGCATGCAAGATCGCCTGCTCGATTCCTCGTGAGGGCGAAGGCGCCTTCAATCCCGATGACTTCGTAGAGCCCAAGGAACAACGCAAGATCGGTGAGTTCATCACCTACGGCATCGCTGCCGCGGATCTGGCGCTGCAAGATGCCGGCTGGAAGCCGGAAACCGAAGAGGACAAGTGCGCAAGCGGCGTGGTCATCGGTTCGGGCATCGGTGGCATCGAGGGGATATCAGAGACCACTCTCACTCTTGAACAGAAGGGCCCGCGCCGGGTCAGCCCCTTCTTCATTCCGGGCAACATCATCAATCTCGTTTCTGGCCAGGTCTCGATTCGGCATGGATTGAAGGGGCCGAATCACGCCGTCGTCACGGCCTGTTCCACAGGCGCACATGCCATCGGCGATGCAGCACGGATGATTGCCCTCGGCGATGCCGATGTGATGGTCGCCGGCGGCACCGAAGCCCCGATCACGAAATTGTCGCTTGCCGGCTTTGCCGCCTGCAAGGCGCTGGCTACCAAGTTCAACGATACGCCGCAGATCGCCTCCCGTCCTTGGGATGCCGACCGCGACGGTTTCGTGATGGGCGAAGGCGCCGGCATCGTGGTGCTTGAAGAGCTTGAGCATGCCAAGGCGCGTGGCGCGAAGATCTATGGCGAGGTCATCGGCTATGGCCTCTCCGGCGATGCCTATCACATCACAGCGCCGGCCGAGAATCACGAAGGCGCTTACCGGGCGATGAGCGCGGCGCTGAAGCGCGCCGGTATCGATGCCTCCGACATCGATTACGTCAACGCACACGGCACCTCCACCATGGCCGATACGCTCGAACTCGGTGCGGTGGAGCGTCTGCTGGGCGACGGGGCCGACAAGGCTTCCATGTCTTCCACAAAGAGCGCGATCGGCCATCTGCTCGGTGCCGCTGGCGCCGTGGAGGCGATTTTCTGTCTTCTTGCCATGCGCGATCAGGTGGCTCCGCCGACCATCAATCTGGACAATCCGGAGGTCGAAAGCCGAATCGATCTGGTGCCGCACAAGCCGCGGGAACGGACGATCGACGTCGCGCTGTCCAATTCGTTTGGATTTGGCGGCACGAACGCCTCTCTGATCTTCCGTCGCGAGGCGCTTTGA
- the mltG gene encoding endolytic transglycosylase MltG encodes MNETEGPSSTSQPVTEEAAVPDRRRSRTARNQFVIFFNFLFTIAVLAVIGIGGLIWYSLEVFDRPSDRSRPTLFAVEPGTGLSTIANNLAERGLISDAQVFKIATRAYGLDGSLKAGEYEIPPQASMRDILQMMQRGDVLEYRVTVPEGWTTHQALARIESNDALSGDMPEETPAEGSLIADTIVFQRGLARQTLVEDMQQRQSELVQRIWAERDEELPIETVEEFVTLASIVEKETGVPEERPEVAAVFINRLRQGMRLQSDPTIIYGLFGGEGKPADRPIYRSDITKETPYNTYVINGLPPGPIATPGRDALEAVAHPAETDALYFVADGTGGHAFAATLEEHNANVRAWRELEADRGIPTEERGPVQGDDPVPGE; translated from the coding sequence ATGAACGAGACCGAAGGGCCATCCAGCACAAGCCAGCCCGTGACCGAGGAGGCGGCGGTACCCGACCGCCGTCGCAGCCGCACGGCCCGCAACCAGTTCGTCATCTTTTTCAACTTCCTCTTCACAATCGCGGTCCTTGCCGTGATCGGGATCGGGGGGCTGATCTGGTATTCTCTCGAAGTTTTCGATCGGCCGAGCGATCGGTCTCGGCCGACCCTTTTCGCGGTCGAGCCTGGAACGGGTCTTTCGACGATCGCGAACAATCTCGCGGAGCGAGGCCTGATTTCCGATGCGCAGGTGTTCAAGATCGCCACCCGTGCCTACGGCCTCGATGGCTCCTTGAAGGCCGGCGAGTATGAAATTCCGCCGCAGGCTTCGATGCGTGACATCCTGCAGATGATGCAGCGCGGCGACGTGTTGGAGTACCGGGTGACGGTGCCGGAAGGCTGGACGACGCATCAGGCGCTTGCCCGTATCGAGAGCAATGACGCGCTTTCCGGCGACATGCCTGAAGAGACGCCGGCGGAAGGAAGCCTGATTGCCGATACGATCGTCTTTCAGCGCGGCCTCGCTCGTCAGACGCTGGTCGAAGACATGCAGCAGCGTCAGAGCGAACTTGTTCAGCGGATCTGGGCGGAACGGGATGAGGAACTTCCGATCGAAACGGTGGAAGAGTTCGTCACGCTCGCATCGATCGTCGAAAAGGAAACGGGTGTGCCGGAAGAACGGCCCGAGGTTGCTGCGGTCTTCATCAACCGGCTGCGTCAGGGCATGCGGCTGCAGTCGGATCCAACGATTATCTACGGTCTCTTTGGTGGCGAGGGTAAACCCGCCGATCGTCCCATCTACCGGTCGGATATCACCAAGGAGACGCCTTATAACACCTATGTGATCAACGGCCTGCCGCCGGGGCCGATTGCCACGCCTGGCCGCGATGCATTGGAAGCCGTTGCCCATCCTGCGGAGACGGACGCTCTCTATTTCGTAGCCGACGGCACTGGCGGCCATGCCTTCGCGGCGACACTCGAAGAGCACAATGCCAATGTTCGCGCCTGGCGCGAATTGGAAGCCGATCGCGGTATTCCAACCGAAGAGCGTGGCCCGGTTCAGGGCGACGATCCCGTACCGGGAGAATAA
- a CDS encoding YicC/YloC family endoribonuclease gives MALRSMTGFGSAEGLVADRSLRFELKSVNGRGLDVRLRMPSGLDHLGPKIRDAARKWFARGTLHVGCTLSEVSGGVSINREVLARFSEEARRLEQEGFAPARADGLLALRGVIDTADTSLSADDEARQQIDTASLALFEKALTALSKARIEEGLRLQSVISRQVGQIAELAAKADEDPSRRPEAIAERLKAQVETLLGTSAALDSARLHAEAALLATRADIREELDRIFAHCDAVAELFEAEEPVGRRLDFLAQELGRESNTLCAKANSAALTAIGLDMKVVVDQLREQVQNVE, from the coding sequence ATGGCTCTTCGCAGCATGACGGGGTTTGGGTCGGCGGAGGGCCTTGTCGCTGACCGCTCCCTGCGCTTCGAGCTGAAGTCGGTGAACGGACGCGGCCTCGATGTCCGGCTGCGTATGCCCTCCGGGCTCGATCATCTGGGACCGAAGATACGGGATGCTGCTCGCAAGTGGTTCGCCCGTGGCACGCTGCATGTCGGCTGCACCCTCTCCGAGGTATCTGGCGGTGTCAGCATAAACCGGGAGGTCCTCGCACGCTTTTCCGAGGAAGCTCGAAGACTTGAGCAGGAGGGGTTCGCTCCTGCGCGCGCCGATGGCTTGCTGGCGCTGCGCGGCGTCATCGATACGGCGGATACGTCACTTTCCGCCGACGATGAGGCACGGCAGCAGATCGATACGGCCAGTCTGGCGCTCTTTGAAAAAGCGCTGACCGCGCTGAGCAAGGCACGCATTGAGGAGGGCCTGCGACTTCAGTCCGTCATCTCCCGCCAGGTCGGCCAGATAGCCGAACTTGCTGCCAAAGCGGACGAGGACCCTTCGCGCCGGCCAGAGGCCATTGCAGAGCGGTTGAAGGCTCAGGTCGAAACCCTGCTTGGAACGTCAGCGGCTCTGGATTCGGCGCGTCTGCATGCCGAGGCGGCGCTCCTTGCGACCCGCGCTGATATTCGCGAAGAGCTCGACAGGATATTTGCGCACTGCGATGCGGTTGCCGAGCTTTTCGAGGCAGAGGAGCCGGTCGGTCGTCGGCTGGATTTTCTGGCGCAGGAACTGGGTCGCGAATCGAACACTCTGTGTGCAAAAGCAAATTCCGCTGCGTTGACCGCTATCGGGTTGGACATGAAGGTGGTTGTCGACCAGCTTCGCGAGCAAGTGCAGAACGTGGAATGA
- the gmk gene encoding guanylate kinase, with translation MDNVTRHTTEAERFSIARRGLMLVLSSPSGAGKSTIARNLLENDPAFCLSVSVTTRTRRSSEIDGQHYHFRSVRDFEVMRDRDELLEWAEVHGNFYGTPRAQAEEAITNGQDMLFDIDWQGAQQMKQTVGADMVSIFILPPSIGELNARLKRRAEDSDAVIETRLKNARAEIAHWREYDYIVINDDLDNAFREVKSIIAAERLRRDRRPGLFDFISDMLEEDV, from the coding sequence ATGGATAATGTTACGCGGCACACAACGGAGGCGGAGCGTTTTTCCATCGCGCGCCGCGGGCTGATGCTGGTTCTGTCCTCGCCCTCCGGCGCAGGCAAGTCGACGATCGCTCGCAACCTTTTGGAAAACGATCCAGCGTTCTGCCTTTCAGTCTCGGTCACGACCCGCACGCGCCGCTCGAGCGAGATTGACGGTCAGCACTACCATTTCCGCTCCGTTCGCGACTTCGAAGTCATGCGCGACCGCGACGAATTGCTGGAGTGGGCCGAAGTACACGGTAATTTTTACGGCACCCCGCGGGCGCAGGCCGAAGAGGCCATCACCAACGGTCAGGACATGCTGTTCGACATCGACTGGCAGGGCGCCCAGCAGATGAAGCAGACGGTTGGCGCCGACATGGTGTCGATCTTTATCCTGCCGCCCTCGATCGGCGAACTCAATGCACGCCTGAAGCGGCGTGCCGAGGACAGCGATGCCGTGATCGAAACGCGTTTGAAGAATGCGCGCGCGGAAATCGCCCATTGGCGCGAATACGATTATATCGTGATCAATGACGACTTGGACAACGCCTTCCGTGAAGTGAAGTCGATCATTGCGGCGGAGAGGTTGCGGCGCGACCGTCGGCCGGGCCTTTTCGACTTCATTTCCGATATGCTCGAGGAAGACGTCTAA
- the rsmA gene encoding 16S rRNA (adenine(1518)-N(6)/adenine(1519)-N(6))-dimethyltransferase RsmA — MTIDHLPPLREVVERHRIAAKKSLGQNFLFDLNLTSKIARSSGQLKNRTVIEVGPGPGGLTRALLAEGAAKVIAIERDERCVAALEEIGNAYPGRLDIVSGDALTIDYPALAEDVGEPVKIVSNLPYNIGTELLLRWLTLGDWPPFWSSLTLMFQKEVAQRITARTGDNHYGRLGVLTGWRCEALRLFDVPRDAFSPPPKVTSSVVHLEPKTDPLAADLSCLERVTSNAFGQRRKMLRQSLKALGGEAVLEKVGIDPTRRAETLSIEEFVALANAI, encoded by the coding sequence ATGACGATTGACCATCTCCCGCCTTTGCGCGAGGTCGTCGAACGGCACCGCATTGCGGCAAAGAAATCGCTTGGTCAGAATTTCCTTTTCGATCTCAACCTCACCAGCAAGATCGCCCGCTCCTCGGGTCAGCTGAAGAACCGTACCGTGATAGAGGTGGGTCCGGGGCCCGGCGGTCTGACACGGGCGCTTCTGGCGGAAGGAGCGGCCAAAGTGATCGCCATCGAGCGGGACGAGCGATGTGTCGCGGCCCTCGAGGAGATTGGCAACGCCTATCCCGGTCGGCTCGACATTGTCAGTGGCGATGCCTTGACGATCGACTATCCGGCGCTTGCAGAAGATGTTGGCGAGCCGGTGAAGATCGTCTCCAACCTGCCCTACAATATCGGTACAGAGCTGTTGCTCCGCTGGTTGACGCTTGGCGATTGGCCTCCCTTCTGGTCTTCGCTGACGCTGATGTTCCAGAAAGAGGTCGCACAGCGGATAACCGCCCGTACCGGCGACAACCATTATGGACGGCTCGGGGTACTGACGGGATGGCGATGCGAAGCGCTAAGGCTCTTCGACGTTCCCAGAGATGCGTTTTCTCCCCCGCCGAAAGTCACCTCCTCGGTTGTTCATCTGGAGCCGAAAACAGATCCGCTGGCGGCGGACCTGTCTTGCCTTGAGCGGGTGACGTCGAATGCCTTCGGACAAAGGCGGAAGATGTTGCGTCAATCGCTGAAGGCGCTGGGTGGCGAAGCCGTTCTTGAAAAAGTCGGGATCGACCCCACGCGCCGCGCGGAAACTCTCTCCATCGAAGAGTTCGTGGCCCTCGCCAACGCGATCTGA
- the pdxA gene encoding 4-hydroxythreonine-4-phosphate dehydrogenase PdxA, whose product MIERPLAVSCGDPSGIGPELLFRAYMRREKLGLPPFAILCDPDFLDARASRMGLAVPMRGFSEWSETASIFPDALPVMALKARFDDCPREPLIAHAAGIIESIDRGVDAALSGEASALVTLPIAKAPLYEAGFAFPGHTEYLGALAEKQTGHAATPVMMLAGPGLKAVPVTIHVPISAVPGLLTGELLEETLRITHQDLQTRFGIPKPRIAVSGLNPHAGESGKMGREEIELIEPVLARLRQEGMEIAGPLPADTMFHERARAGYDVAVCMYHDQALIAAKALAFDETVNVTLGLPFIRTSPDHGTAFDIAGKGIAREDSVVAALKMAADMASGSFSS is encoded by the coding sequence ATGATCGAACGCCCCCTCGCCGTCTCCTGCGGCGACCCTTCCGGTATCGGCCCCGAATTGCTTTTTCGCGCCTATATGCGGCGCGAGAAGCTGGGGCTTCCGCCGTTCGCCATCCTTTGCGACCCCGACTTTCTGGACGCGCGGGCGAGCAGAATGGGGCTGGCCGTTCCCATGCGGGGCTTTAGCGAGTGGTCCGAGACCGCCTCCATCTTTCCCGATGCCCTGCCCGTCATGGCCTTGAAGGCGCGGTTCGACGATTGCCCAAGAGAGCCACTGATCGCTCATGCCGCTGGCATTATCGAGTCGATCGACCGTGGCGTCGACGCGGCCCTATCGGGCGAAGCCTCGGCGCTTGTCACGCTCCCTATCGCGAAAGCCCCTCTCTACGAAGCCGGGTTCGCCTTTCCAGGTCATACAGAATATCTCGGAGCTCTAGCTGAGAAGCAGACCGGTCATGCCGCGACACCTGTCATGATGCTCGCCGGTCCTGGTTTGAAAGCTGTGCCGGTGACCATTCATGTCCCGATTTCAGCGGTACCGGGCCTTCTGACAGGCGAATTGCTTGAAGAGACTCTCCGCATCACGCACCAGGATTTGCAGACCCGCTTCGGCATACCGAAACCGCGCATCGCCGTCTCCGGTCTCAACCCGCACGCCGGAGAAAGCGGCAAGATGGGCCGCGAAGAGATTGAACTGATCGAACCGGTCCTGGCGCGTCTGCGTCAGGAAGGCATGGAGATTGCCGGTCCCCTGCCCGCAGACACCATGTTTCACGAGAGGGCTCGAGCCGGCTACGATGTCGCTGTCTGCATGTATCACGATCAAGCCCTGATCGCCGCCAAGGCGTTGGCTTTCGACGAGACGGTGAATGTCACTCTCGGCCTGCCCTTTATCCGGACATCGCCGGACCACGGGACTGCCTTCGATATTGCCGGCAAGGGAATAGCGCGTGAAGACAGCGTCGTTGCGGCCCTGAAGATGGCCGCCGATATGGCATCCGGTTCCTTCTCGTCATGA
- a CDS encoding SurA N-terminal domain-containing protein: MFRYQRLAAAIALSFAAGLLSPIALQPATASEIKIVVNKVPITSYDIAKRTAFLRLQRKSGNLGQQAQDELIEDALKRSAFQSAGISVPDAEVDAYFARFAKSNKLTPAQLTQVLGQAGVTARHYKDFIETQMGWGKYVRARLRAENKEENDITKQILARGGDKPTATEYILQQVIFVVPAAERSSRLAARTKEAQAMRQRFQSCDNSREFAKGLLDVTVRDLGRSLEPELPSEWAPMVKGLSEGQTTQVRQTEKGAEFLAVCRTRSVSDDRAAEMVWSAEENGNGSGKEAQEKFLSDLREKAEIQRK, encoded by the coding sequence ATGTTTCGCTATCAAAGACTAGCCGCAGCAATCGCGCTCAGTTTCGCCGCGGGCCTGCTTTCTCCAATCGCATTGCAGCCGGCGACCGCCAGCGAGATCAAGATCGTCGTCAACAAGGTGCCGATCACCAGCTACGACATCGCCAAGCGCACAGCCTTCCTTCGGCTTCAGCGCAAGAGTGGCAATCTGGGCCAGCAGGCCCAGGACGAGTTGATTGAAGACGCACTCAAGCGCTCGGCGTTTCAGTCCGCCGGCATCAGTGTTCCCGACGCCGAGGTGGATGCCTATTTCGCCCGCTTTGCCAAGAGCAACAAACTCACTCCTGCGCAGCTCACCCAGGTTCTCGGCCAGGCTGGCGTGACGGCCAGGCATTATAAGGACTTCATCGAAACGCAGATGGGCTGGGGCAAATATGTCCGGGCCCGTCTTCGCGCCGAGAACAAGGAAGAGAATGACATCACGAAGCAGATTCTGGCGCGGGGCGGCGACAAGCCGACGGCGACGGAATACATCCTTCAGCAGGTGATCTTCGTGGTGCCTGCCGCAGAGCGCAGCAGTCGGCTGGCAGCGCGTACGAAAGAGGCTCAGGCGATGCGCCAACGCTTCCAGAGTTGCGACAACAGCCGCGAGTTCGCCAAGGGCCTGCTCGACGTTACCGTTCGCGACCTCGGCCGTAGCCTTGAACCTGAACTCCCCAGCGAATGGGCGCCTATGGTCAAGGGTTTGAGTGAAGGACAGACCACCCAGGTTCGACAGACCGAAAAGGGTGCGGAGTTTCTTGCCGTCTGCCGCACGCGCTCCGTTTCCGATGATCGGGCTGCCGAAATGGTCTGGAGCGCGGAAGAAAATGGCAATGGAAGCGGCAAGGAGGCGCAGGAAAAGTTTCTGTCCGACTTGCGCGAGAAGGCTGAAATTCAGCGCAAGTGA